A genomic region of Zea mays cultivar B73 chromosome 6, Zm-B73-REFERENCE-NAM-5.0, whole genome shotgun sequence contains the following coding sequences:
- the LOC103630101 gene encoding LRR receptor-like serine/threonine-protein kinase GSO1: MAIKQSISFTLRVLADLSLLLFCVLLAPVCSATPATAPAVLLQVKSGLTDPGGVLSGWSLEADVCSWHGITCLPGEVSPGIVTGLNLSGHGLSGVIPPAMSGLVSIESIDLSSNSLTGPIPPELGALENLRTLLLFSNSLTGTIPPELGLLKNLKVLRIGDNGLHGEIPPHLGNCSELETLGLAYCHLNGTIPAELGNLKLLQKLALDNNALTGGIPEQIAGCVSLRFLSVSDNMLQGNIPSFVGSFSDLQSLNLANNQFSGGIPAEIGNLSSLTYLNLLGNSLTGSIPAELNRLGQLQVLDLSVNNISGKVSISAAQLKNLKYLVLSGNLLDGAIPEDLCAGDSSSLLENLFLAGNNLEGGIQALLSCTALQSIDVSNNSFTGVIPPGIDRLPGLINLALHNNSFTGALPSQIGSLGNLEVLSLFHNGLTGGIPPEIGRLQKLKLLFLYENQMSGTIPDELTNCTSLEEVDFFGNHFHGPIPERIGNLRNLTVLQLRQNDLSGPIPASLGECRSLQALALADNRLTGSLPETFGQLAELSVITLYNNSLAGPLPESLFQLKNLTVINFSHNQFTDSIVPLLGSTSLAVLALTDNSFSGVIPAVVARSRNMVRLQLGGNRLTGAIPAELGNLTRLSMLDLSLNKLSSDIPAELSNCVQLAHLKLDGNSLTGTVSAWLGSLRSLGELDLSWNALTGGIPPELGNCSDLLKLSLSDNHLTGSIPPEIGRLTSLNVLNLNKNSLTGAIPPALHQCDKLYELRLSENSLEGPIPPELGQLSELQVILDLSRNRLSGEIPASLGGLVKLERLNLSSNRLDGQIPSSLLQLTSLHRLNLSGNHLSGAVPAGLSGFPAASFVGNELCAAPLQPCGPRSPATARRLSGTEVVMIVAGIALVSAVVCVALLYTMLRVWSNWRAVSVSNSDGEESAHGGGGGKWVDGKYRKVGSSVSWSSEQKHNSGSETTSVLHGKSTEAAGAGKS, translated from the coding sequence ATGGCTATCAAACAGAGCATCAGCTTCACGCTGCGTGTTCTTGCTGATCTATCCCTCCTACTCTTTTGCGTCCTGCTTGCACCTGTATGTTCAGCCACACCAGCCACAGCTCCTGCTGTTCTCCTGCAAGTGAAGTCCGGCCTCACTGACCCCGGAGGCGTCCTCTCTGGCTGGTCACTGGAGGCCGACGTGTGCTCATGGCATGGTATTACGTGCCTGCCCGGTGAGGTCTCACCGGGCATTGTGACAGGCCTCAACCTGTCCGGGCACGGCCTGTCAGGCGTGATACCGCCGGCGATGAGTGGCCTCGTCTCCATCGAGTCCATTGACTTGTCCTCCAATTCCCTCACCGGGCCGATCCCGCCAGAGCTTGGCGCGCTGGAGAACCTGAGGACGCTGCTCCTCTTCTCCAACTCCCTCACCGGCACCATCCCGCCGGAGCTCGGCCTTCTCAAGAACCTCAAGGTGCTCAGGATCGGCGACAACGGGCTGCACGGCGAGATCCCGCCGCACCTGGGCAACTGCTCGGAGCTGGAGACGCTCGGCCTGGCCTACTGCCATCTGAATGGCACCATTCCTGCTGAGCTCGGCAACCTGAAGCTGTTGCAGAAGCTGGCCCTTGACAACAACGCCCTCACCGGTGGCATCCCGGAGCAGATCGCGGGCTGCGTAAGCTTGCGCTTTCTGTCAGTGTCTGATAACATGCTGCAAGGCAACATTCCTTCGTTTGTTGGAAGCTTCAGTGATCTCCAGTCACTCAATTTAGCAAACAACCAGTTCTCCGGTGGGATTCCGGCGGAGATCGGCAACCTTTCCAGCTTGACGTACCTCAACCTGCTCGGTAACAGCCTCACCGGCTCCATTCCGGCAGAGCTGAACCGGCTGGGTCAGCTGCAGGTTCTGGACCTGTCAGTGAACAACATTTCTGGAAAGGTCAGCATCTCTGCAGCACAACTGAAGAACCTCAAGTACCTTGTGCTGTCTGGCAATCTCCTTGATGGCGCCATCCCTGAAGACCTCTGCGCCGGCGACTCATCAAGCCTGCTGGAGAACCTGTTCCTCGCTGGCAACAATCTTGAAGGCGGCATTCAGGCGCTGCTCAGCTGCACTGCTCTCCAGTCCATCGATGTGTCAAACAACAGCTTTACCGGAGTGATACCACCGGGCATTGACCGCCTGCCTGGCCTCATCAACCTTGCTCTGCACAACAACAGCTTCACCGGCGCCCTGCCGTCGCAGATAGGGAGCCTGGGCAACCTGGAGGTCCTGTCTCTGTTCCACAATGGCCTCACCGGTGGAATACCGCCGGAGATCGGTAGGCTTCAGAAGCTGAAGCTCTTGTTCCTCTACGAGAACCAGATGTCCGGAACCATCCCCGACGAGCTCACCAACTGCACGAGCTTGGAAGAGGTGGACTTCTTCGGCAACCACTTCCATGGTCCTATTCCCGAAAGGATCGGGAACCTCAGGAACCTGACCGTGCTTCAGCTCCGGCAGAATGACCTGTCGGGCCCCATCCCGGCGAGCCTCGGTGAGTGCAGGAGCCTTCAGGCGCTGGCATTGGCAGACAACCGGCTTACCGGCTCGTTGCCCGAGACGTTCGGGCAGCTCGCCGAGCTCAGCGTGATAACTCTCTACAACAACTCCCTCGCGGGCCCCCTGCCGGAGTCGCTGTTCCAGCTCAAGAACCTGACCGTGATCAACTTCTCCCACAACCAGTTCACCGACAGCATCGTCCCTCTTCTCGGCTCGACCTCCCTCGCCGTGCTGGCGCTCACCGACAACAGCTTCTCCGGCGTCATCCCAGCAGTGGTCGCCCGATCAAGGAACATGGTCCGGCTCCAGCTTGGCGGCAACCGGCTCACCGGCGCGATACCTGCCGAACTAGGCAATCTGACAAGGCTCAGCATGCTTGACCTGTCGCTCAACAAGCTCTCCAGCGACATCCCGGCAGAGCTCTCCAACTGCGTTCAGCTCGCCCATCTGAAGCTCGACGGGAACAGCCTGACGGGCACCGTCTCTGCATGGCTCGGCAGCCTCAGGTCGCTCGGCGAGCTCGACCTCTCGTGGAACGCGTTGACTGGAGGCATCCCGCCGGAGCTAGGCAACTGCTCGGACCTGCTGAAGCTGTCCCTCAGTGACAACCACCTCACCGGAAGCATCCCGCCGGAGATCGGCAGGCTGACGTCTCTGAACGTTCTGAACCTGAACAAAAACAGCCTCACCGGCGCCATACCGCCAGCGTTGCACCAATGCGACAAGCTGTACGAGCTGAGACTGTCGGAGAACTCGCTGGAGGGACCAATCCCGCCGGAGCTCGGGCAGCTCTCGGAGCTGCAGGTGATACTTGACCTGAGCCGGAACAGGCTCTCCGGCGAGATCCCGGCGTCCCTCGGGGGACTCGTGAAGCTGGAGCGGCTGAACCTGTCATCCAACCGGCTGGATGGGCAGATACCGTCCTCGCTGCTGCAGCTGACGAGCCTGCATCGCCTGAACCTATCCGGCAACCACCTCTCAGGCGCGGTGCCCGCGGGTCTATCGGGCTTCCCGGCGGCGTCGTTCGTCGGCAACGAACTCTGCGCCGCGCCTCTGCAGCCGTGCGGGCCGCGGTCGCCTGCTACTGCTAGGCGGCTGTCGGGCACGGAGGTGGTCATGATCGTTGCGGGCATCGCCCTGGTCTCGGCGGTGGTGTGCGTGGCGCTGCTGTACACCATGCTGAGGGTGTGGAGCAACTGGCGGGCGGTGTCGGTGTCCAACTCCGATGGCGAGGAGTCGGCACATGGTGGCGGCGGGGGGAAGTGGGTGGACGGCAAGTACAGGAAAGTGGGGTCATCGGTGTCTTGGTCGTCGGAACAGAAGCACAACTCGGGGTCCGAGACCACCAGCGTGCTCCATGGCAAGTCCACGGAGGCCGCCGGCGCCGGGAAGAGCTAG